One genomic region from Gammaproteobacteria bacterium encodes:
- a CDS encoding cell division protein ZipA C-terminal FtsZ-binding domain-containing protein: MDLQSALLLIGAVIIAIVVLTSVDRARAAKRLREHSRTAPAGIVRFARDALNNVEDRLKPHTRLDVNPGPLRASGARSLRTDAPMPEIDLDALDAIDGPEPDSFIESLEGFEQMAAMPLDVRYHGELDDEEEMIDVETGETVRETGNARSCMPNEQIDFIISLPGKGPVQRDKALGIYKQNEYMLDKPRSIYGLRYIDGTWSCLDSDPETMQYSDLALAIQLADRHGPIKESELNTFSQLGLKLADNLRRPCKHPLEYEDAMERADALDAFCKQFDAIASIQVLPEVAAGFRGSKIHKAATSLGMSFGPMDIYHRKNNEAVGCKHMFSMANLFEPGTFNREGMEDNMIRGLVLFMQIPLAADPAAAFEEMARVADQLSTVLDGRMQDPDGNELTRKGIKIIAAQIQEMSQHMRAYTIAPGSETALRLFNT, translated from the coding sequence ATGGATCTGCAATCAGCGCTATTACTCATCGGAGCAGTGATTATCGCGATTGTGGTGTTGACCAGCGTCGATCGGGCACGCGCGGCCAAGCGGCTGCGTGAACACAGCCGAACCGCGCCGGCCGGGATTGTCCGCTTTGCGCGGGATGCGCTGAACAATGTTGAAGACCGACTCAAGCCACATACCCGGCTCGATGTAAATCCCGGTCCGCTTCGCGCATCCGGGGCGCGTTCGTTGCGCACCGATGCGCCGATGCCGGAAATTGATCTTGATGCCCTCGATGCCATCGACGGACCCGAGCCGGATTCCTTTATCGAATCACTGGAAGGATTCGAGCAGATGGCGGCCATGCCGCTTGATGTCCGTTATCACGGCGAACTTGATGACGAAGAGGAAATGATCGATGTCGAAACCGGCGAGACCGTCCGCGAGACCGGCAACGCCCGGTCATGTATGCCCAATGAACAAATCGATTTTATCATCAGCCTGCCGGGCAAGGGTCCGGTTCAGCGGGACAAGGCGTTGGGTATATACAAGCAGAACGAATACATGCTCGACAAGCCGCGCAGCATATATGGTTTGCGCTACATCGATGGCACCTGGTCCTGCCTCGATAGCGATCCTGAAACCATGCAATACAGTGACCTGGCGCTGGCTATCCAGTTGGCCGATCGTCATGGCCCGATCAAGGAATCCGAGCTGAACACGTTCAGCCAGTTGGGTCTCAAGCTGGCCGATAACCTGCGTCGCCCATGCAAACACCCGCTGGAATACGAGGATGCGATGGAGCGCGCCGATGCGCTGGATGCGTTCTGCAAACAATTCGATGCCATTGCCAGTATTCAGGTGTTGCCGGAAGTGGCGGCAGGATTCCGGGGCAGCAAGATTCACAAGGCTGCGACCAGCCTGGGCATGAGTTTTGGCCCCATGGACATTTATCATCGAAAGAATAATGAGGCTGTCGGTTGCAAGCATATGTTCAGCATGGCCAACCTGTTTGAGCCAGGCACTTTTAATCGTGAAGGTATGGAAGACAACATGATACGGGGGCTGGTGTTGTTCATGCAGATTCCCCTGGCTGCTGACCCGGCTGCTGCATTTGAGGAAATGGCTCGTGTCGCTGACCAGTTAAGCACGGTTCTTGATGGTCGTATGCAGGATCCGGATGGCAATGAACTGACCCGCAAAGGCATCAAGATCATTGCCGCGCAGATTCAGGAGATGTCACAGCACATGCGCGCCTACACCATCGCTCCCGGAAGCGAGACCGCGTTAAGGTTGTTTAATACATAA
- a CDS encoding MATE family efflux transporter, with protein sequence MIKKEIQHILRLSTPLIIANVFQLGMGFVDTIMAGRISALDLAAVAMGSSLWVLVFLFMLGVFIAVSPIIAHHVGANKPERVAPVFQHALWFALLSSIPSIIAVRYVSGIMPWLSIDAAAIDITSKYLAAYSWGMPGVALFLALRFTNEGLGITRPIMVCQIIGFLLNIVGNYIFMFGHLGMPAMGAPGAGVSSAIVVWINAILLLGYVARSQRYRVYELFSRFSSPRPELIREIVAIGFPIAMMLLMEVGMFSTISLLMGKLGVVSAAAHQVAINFASLTFMVPLGFGRAATIRVGNAMGAGDMIKARRSGYTAITMSLAVMIVFAALLISFPEQIVSIYSSDEHVAAVAIQLIIIAGLFQVFDGIQVAANGSLQGMKDTAIPAIITFIAYWVVGIPSGYYFGISHGMGAKGLWWGCILGLGVAAVLLLARFVVLTRSSRHRFLIGQETRS encoded by the coding sequence GTGATCAAAAAAGAAATACAACACATTCTTCGGCTGTCGACACCGCTGATTATCGCCAACGTGTTCCAGCTGGGCATGGGCTTTGTCGATACCATCATGGCCGGTCGTATCAGCGCGCTGGATCTTGCCGCCGTGGCCATGGGCAGCAGCCTGTGGGTGCTGGTCTTCCTGTTCATGCTGGGTGTGTTTATCGCGGTCTCGCCCATCATCGCCCACCACGTTGGCGCCAACAAACCCGAACGCGTGGCGCCGGTGTTCCAGCACGCCTTGTGGTTTGCGCTGCTGTCGTCCATACCCAGCATTATCGCCGTGCGTTATGTATCCGGCATCATGCCGTGGCTGTCCATTGATGCCGCCGCCATTGATATCACGTCAAAATACCTGGCTGCCTATTCCTGGGGCATGCCCGGGGTTGCGCTGTTCCTGGCCTTGCGCTTTACCAATGAAGGCCTGGGCATTACGCGCCCAATCATGGTCTGCCAGATCATCGGTTTCCTGCTGAACATAGTTGGCAATTACATCTTCATGTTCGGTCACCTGGGCATGCCGGCCATGGGCGCGCCGGGCGCCGGCGTATCATCAGCCATCGTTGTCTGGATTAACGCCATCCTGCTGCTGGGATATGTCGCCCGCAGCCAACGTTACAGGGTTTATGAACTGTTTTCGCGCTTCAGCTCGCCGCGCCCGGAACTGATTCGCGAAATCGTTGCTATCGGGTTTCCCATCGCCATGATGTTATTGATGGAAGTGGGCATGTTCAGCACGATCTCGCTGCTAATGGGCAAACTCGGTGTCGTCAGCGCCGCCGCGCACCAGGTCGCCATCAACTTTGCCTCGCTGACATTCATGGTGCCGCTGGGCTTTGGACGCGCCGCGACGATTCGTGTCGGCAATGCCATGGGTGCGGGTGACATGATCAAGGCGCGACGTTCCGGCTACACGGCCATTACCATGTCGTTGGCAGTGATGATCGTATTCGCCGCCTTGCTGATCAGCTTCCCGGAGCAGATTGTCTCAATCTATTCCAGCGACGAACACGTTGCCGCCGTTGCTATCCAGCTAATCATCATCGCCGGGCTGTTCCAGGTGTTTGATGGCATACAGGTCGCCGCCAACGGATCACTGCAGGGCATGAAAGATACGGCCATCCCTGCCATCATTACCTTTATCGCCTACTGGGTTGTTGGCATACCTTCCGGGTATTACTTTGGCATCAGTCATGGCATGGGCGCCAAGGGATTATGGTGGGGTTGCATACTGGGACTGGGTGTTGCCGCAGTATTGTTGCTGGCGAGGTTTGTGGTGCTGACCAGGAGCAGCCGACACCGATTTTTGATTGGGCAAGAAACACGCTCATAA
- the ligA gene encoding NAD-dependent DNA ligase LigA — translation MPGSKTSRADAGKKIHNLREQINHHNYLYYVLDKPEIPDAEYDRLFRELQALEQQFPDLVTVESPTQRVGARPLSEFAKVRHSIPMLSLSNVFEDNELAEFHRRVTDRLDTDSIRYTAEPKLDGLAISILYEDGVLVRAATRGDGETGEDVSHNVRTIETVPLKLQGKVFPKRLEVRGEVFMPLAGFEAMNRRYREAGEKTFANPRNAAAGSLRQLDPRIAAERPLEIYFYAVGEVSTDAVLPDSHYDLLQQLRSWGLRICPEVRQVDGYPGCLEYYRDILKRRDTLPYEIDGVVYKVDSRQQQQELGFISRAPRWATAHKFPAQEEMTVLEAIDVQVGRTGAITPVARLQPVFVGGVTVTNATLHNRDEIERLDVRVGDTVVIRRAGDVIPEVLSVVTSKRKKGARKFKFPAHCPVCDSEIVYERDGVVARCSGGLYCDAQRIQSIIHFASRKAMDIEGLGDKLVEQLVDKELIHDISDIFVLNKDDVAALDRMADKSAENLLNAITRASATTLNRFLFSLGIPLVGEATALALAKHFGNLDELMKAGEEPLLEVPDVGPIVAESIHAFFHQQHNQEVIRRLQERGVHWPDVEVKSAEQLPLAGKTFVVTGTLSSMSRSEAKQALLDLGAKVAGSVSKKTDYVVVGADPGSKATKAEELGVAILDENQFLKMIGSVA, via the coding sequence GTGCCAGGGTCCAAGACAAGCCGCGCCGACGCAGGGAAAAAGATCCACAACCTGCGCGAGCAAATCAACCATCACAACTACTTGTACTATGTGCTCGACAAGCCGGAGATTCCCGATGCCGAGTACGATCGCCTGTTTCGTGAACTGCAGGCGCTGGAGCAGCAATTCCCCGACCTGGTAACTGTTGAATCGCCTACCCAGCGTGTTGGCGCCCGGCCCTTGAGCGAGTTCGCCAAGGTCAGGCACAGCATTCCCATGCTGTCGTTGTCCAACGTGTTCGAAGACAATGAACTGGCCGAGTTTCATCGTCGCGTAACCGATCGCCTGGATACGGACAGCATACGTTATACCGCTGAACCCAAGCTCGATGGGCTGGCCATCAGTATCCTGTATGAAGACGGTGTACTGGTACGGGCGGCAACCCGTGGTGATGGCGAAACCGGAGAGGATGTCAGCCATAATGTTCGCACCATTGAAACGGTGCCCTTGAAACTGCAGGGCAAGGTCTTCCCGAAACGCCTCGAGGTACGTGGCGAAGTGTTTATGCCGCTGGCCGGTTTCGAAGCCATGAACCGGCGTTACCGTGAAGCCGGTGAAAAGACTTTTGCCAACCCGCGCAACGCCGCCGCCGGCAGCTTGCGCCAGCTTGATCCACGTATTGCTGCTGAACGCCCGCTGGAAATTTATTTTTATGCCGTTGGCGAAGTCAGTACCGATGCGGTGCTACCGGACTCCCATTACGACCTGTTGCAACAATTACGCAGCTGGGGTTTGCGGATCTGCCCGGAAGTCCGGCAAGTGGATGGCTATCCAGGATGCCTGGAGTATTACCGCGATATCCTGAAGCGTCGCGACACGTTGCCTTATGAAATTGACGGCGTTGTTTACAAGGTGGACAGTCGCCAGCAACAGCAGGAGCTGGGGTTTATTTCACGTGCACCGCGCTGGGCAACAGCGCACAAGTTCCCGGCACAGGAAGAAATGACCGTGCTGGAAGCCATTGATGTGCAGGTCGGGCGTACCGGCGCCATTACCCCGGTGGCCCGGTTGCAACCGGTATTTGTTGGTGGCGTGACTGTTACCAATGCCACCTTGCATAATCGAGACGAAATTGAACGTCTTGATGTGCGTGTTGGTGATACGGTCGTGATTCGTCGTGCCGGTGACGTGATACCGGAAGTGTTATCGGTTGTGACCAGCAAGCGCAAAAAAGGCGCGCGCAAGTTCAAGTTCCCCGCGCATTGCCCGGTCTGTGATTCGGAAATTGTTTACGAACGTGATGGCGTCGTCGCCCGTTGCAGCGGTGGCCTGTACTGTGATGCCCAGCGCATCCAGTCAATTATTCATTTTGCTTCACGCAAGGCCATGGATATAGAAGGCCTTGGCGACAAACTGGTGGAACAGCTGGTGGACAAGGAATTGATCCATGACATCAGCGATATCTTTGTTCTGAATAAGGATGACGTTGCCGCACTGGATCGCATGGCCGACAAGTCGGCCGAAAACCTGCTCAATGCCATCACCCGGGCCAGTGCCACAACACTTAACCGGTTTTTGTTTTCTCTCGGTATTCCGCTGGTGGGCGAGGCCACGGCACTGGCACTGGCCAAGCACTTCGGTAATCTCGACGAGCTCATGAAAGCCGGGGAAGAGCCGTTGCTGGAAGTGCCCGATGTCGGCCCCATCGTCGCGGAAAGTATTCACGCGTTTTTTCATCAACAGCATAACCAGGAAGTTATCCGGCGCCTGCAAGAGCGCGGTGTGCATTGGCCGGATGTCGAGGTCAAGAGTGCGGAACAGTTGCCTTTGGCCGGCAAGACCTTTGTTGTGACCGGTACACTGTCTTCCATGAGCCGTAGCGAAGCCAAGCAGGCGCTGCTGGATCTTGGTGCCAAGGTGGCCGGCAGTGTCTCCAAGAAAACTGACTATGTTGTCGTTGGTGCGGATCCCGGTTCCAAGGCTACCAAGGCAGAGGAGCTGGGGGTGGCGATACTGGATGAAAACCAGTTCCTGAAAATGATCGGTAGCGTGGCCTGA
- a CDS encoding sulfurtransferase TusA family protein, protein MISPDATLDASGMNCPLPILHTKKSIGKLASGQVLQVTATDPGSVKDMEAFCNQTGNELIASSEVNGKYVFDIRKA, encoded by the coding sequence ATGATCAGTCCAGACGCCACACTCGACGCCAGCGGTATGAACTGTCCGTTGCCCATTCTTCATACCAAGAAGAGCATCGGCAAGCTGGCTTCCGGGCAGGTGCTGCAGGTGACCGCTACCGATCCGGGTTCGGTCAAGGATATGGAAGCCTTCTGTAACCAAACCGGCAACGAGCTGATTGCTTCCAGCGAAGTGAACGGCAAGTACGTGTTTGATATTCGCAAGGCCTGA
- the smc gene encoding chromosome segregation protein SMC — protein MRLKLVKLSGFKSFVDPTSVPVTSNLIGVVGPNGCGKSNIIDAVRWVMGESSAKNLRGDSMADVIFSGSNTRKPVGKASVELIFDNSDGRAPGQYAGFGEISIRREASRDGTSDYFLNKARCRKKDITDLFLGTGLGPRAYSIIEQGMVTRIVEAKPEDLRGFLEEAAGISKYKERRRETENRIRHARENLERVQDIRQELETQLRKLDRQSKAAVKYKEYKQEERLVKGQLLSLRWKKLDNKLGEFDRLLAQYDNEREAIIARQREAEAQIEALRSEHTEANDALAKVQEEYYALGADISGVEQKIQHARQTREQQLREQEQVNRAWEEASQHLTQDKQQVERLTGELAELEPLLQEVRSNNDSQQQARESAEQKMNDWQHEWQRFNAMAAEPEKTRDVQRSRIQQTEQHLESLKQRQSRLGDEAASIDTELAGEDLDGLRSRAAELDRQSQEHESQLESVNTRVRELREQLDEDGVALEEHRGQAHTMQARLASLQELQDAAQGKHDEALNKWLGDHGLEQAPRLASMIEVEAGWEKAAERVLALQLSAVRVDSFSSLAADAATLETDLVMVDGSNINSGAIAADSLLHKVKADVSLAPWLAHVRVADNLEAAMARRNDLAAHESIITRDGAWLGANWLSIVHPEGARAGMLRRQREMDTLTGELARHEAEIQRLEAEQGKLRHEVQELDQQRESLRRTLNEHNQKRTEAHAALGSKEARLSNLTERRQKIADELAEIGQQLTNDAASLEEARKLLGEAESMSGSLEQRREELQARRNQYQQQLEQVRADAARARDLLQEREVERQRMTTLLEQTRQSVERLEKQLQQLISRRDELNRTLANTEDPATGLNQQRETLLHKRQGVEEQLTGARRHTQELEAATREQEKNRAECEQEAQELRGKTEEQRLARQETSVRRDTIAEQVAETGNAVKDLLEAMPEEASEASWTEELDKIGKRITRLGPINLVAIEEFEEQSERKTYIDKQYDDLTQALQTLEEAMGKIDKETRTRFKETFDKVNTGLQALFPRLFGGGHAYLELTGEDLLDTGVSIMARPPGKRNSTIHLLSGGEKALTAVSLIFSIFQLNPAPFCLLDEVDAPLDDANVERYSKTLIEMAAETQLMFITHNKITMEIADLLLGVTMSEPGVSRLVSVDVEEAMEMVG, from the coding sequence ATGCGTCTTAAACTAGTCAAATTGTCAGGATTCAAATCCTTCGTTGATCCCACTTCGGTGCCGGTCACTTCCAACCTCATTGGCGTGGTCGGCCCGAATGGCTGCGGCAAGTCGAATATTATTGATGCGGTGCGTTGGGTCATGGGCGAGAGTTCGGCCAAGAACCTGCGCGGCGACTCGATGGCCGACGTTATTTTCTCCGGTTCCAATACCCGCAAACCGGTGGGCAAGGCATCGGTGGAGCTGATTTTCGACAACAGCGATGGCCGCGCGCCTGGCCAGTATGCCGGCTTTGGTGAAATCTCCATTCGCCGCGAAGCCTCGCGCGATGGCACCTCGGACTATTTCCTGAACAAGGCCCGTTGCCGCAAAAAGGACATTACCGACCTGTTCCTCGGCACCGGCCTCGGACCGCGCGCCTACTCCATTATCGAGCAGGGCATGGTCACGCGTATTGTCGAAGCCAAGCCTGAAGACCTGCGTGGCTTTCTCGAAGAAGCCGCCGGCATCTCCAAGTACAAGGAGCGTCGCCGCGAAACCGAAAACCGTATCCGCCATGCTCGCGAGAACCTGGAGCGTGTCCAGGATATCCGCCAGGAACTGGAAACCCAGTTGCGCAAGCTCGATCGCCAGTCCAAGGCCGCGGTCAAGTACAAGGAATACAAGCAGGAAGAGCGGCTGGTCAAGGGCCAGTTGTTGTCGCTGCGCTGGAAAAAACTGGATAACAAGCTCGGCGAATTCGATCGCCTGCTGGCCCAGTATGACAACGAACGCGAAGCCATTATTGCCCGCCAGCGCGAAGCCGAGGCACAGATTGAAGCGCTGCGCTCGGAGCACACCGAGGCCAACGATGCGCTGGCCAAGGTGCAGGAAGAATACTATGCACTGGGCGCTGATATTTCCGGCGTCGAGCAGAAGATTCAGCATGCGCGCCAGACCCGCGAACAGCAGTTGCGTGAACAGGAGCAGGTGAACCGCGCCTGGGAAGAAGCCAGCCAGCACCTGACCCAGGACAAGCAGCAGGTGGAACGCCTCACCGGTGAACTGGCCGAGCTGGAACCGTTGCTGCAGGAAGTGCGGAGCAATAACGACAGCCAGCAGCAGGCACGTGAATCGGCCGAGCAGAAGATGAATGACTGGCAGCACGAGTGGCAGCGATTTAACGCCATGGCGGCCGAGCCGGAAAAAACCCGCGATGTGCAGCGTTCACGTATTCAGCAGACCGAGCAGCACCTGGAATCATTGAAACAGCGTCAGTCCCGACTGGGCGACGAAGCGGCAAGTATTGATACCGAGCTGGCCGGCGAAGACCTCGATGGCTTGCGCAGTCGCGCGGCCGAACTGGATCGCCAGTCGCAGGAGCACGAATCGCAACTCGAATCCGTGAATACCCGGGTGCGTGAACTGCGCGAGCAGCTTGATGAAGACGGTGTTGCCCTGGAGGAGCATCGTGGCCAGGCGCATACCATGCAGGCGCGGCTGGCATCATTGCAGGAATTGCAGGATGCGGCGCAAGGCAAGCATGACGAAGCGCTTAATAAATGGTTAGGTGATCACGGCCTGGAGCAGGCGCCGAGACTGGCATCCATGATCGAGGTGGAAGCCGGTTGGGAAAAGGCTGCCGAACGGGTACTGGCGCTGCAATTGTCGGCAGTACGCGTGGACAGCTTCAGCAGCCTTGCTGCCGATGCGGCAACCCTGGAAACCGACCTGGTCATGGTCGATGGCAGTAACATCAACAGCGGCGCCATCGCCGCCGACAGCCTGCTGCACAAGGTCAAGGCCGATGTGTCACTGGCACCGTGGCTGGCCCATGTGCGCGTTGCCGATAATCTTGAAGCTGCCATGGCCAGGCGCAACGACCTGGCGGCTCATGAATCCATTATCACCCGCGATGGTGCCTGGCTGGGCGCCAACTGGCTGAGCATTGTTCATCCTGAGGGTGCGCGTGCCGGCATGCTGCGTCGCCAGCGTGAAATGGATACGCTCACCGGGGAGCTGGCCCGGCACGAAGCCGAAATCCAGCGCCTGGAAGCAGAGCAGGGCAAGCTGCGTCACGAAGTGCAGGAGCTGGATCAGCAGCGCGAAAGCCTGCGCAGGACCCTGAACGAACATAACCAGAAACGTACCGAGGCCCACGCGGCCCTGGGCAGCAAGGAAGCCAGGCTGTCCAACCTGACCGAACGTCGCCAGAAAATTGCTGATGAGCTGGCGGAAATTGGCCAACAACTGACCAACGACGCGGCATCATTGGAAGAAGCGCGCAAGTTGCTGGGTGAAGCCGAAAGCATGTCCGGCAGCCTGGAGCAGCGCCGAGAGGAACTGCAGGCACGACGCAACCAGTACCAGCAACAGCTGGAACAGGTGCGGGCCGATGCCGCCCGTGCCCGTGACCTGTTGCAGGAGCGCGAGGTTGAGCGTCAGCGCATGACCACCTTGCTTGAACAGACCCGTCAAAGTGTCGAGCGCCTGGAAAAGCAGCTGCAGCAGCTGATCAGTCGTCGTGATGAACTCAACCGTACGCTTGCCAATACCGAAGACCCGGCAACGGGACTGAACCAGCAGCGCGAAACCCTGTTGCACAAGCGCCAGGGAGTTGAAGAACAACTGACCGGCGCCCGTCGCCATACCCAGGAGTTGGAAGCGGCAACGCGCGAGCAGGAAAAGAATCGCGCCGAGTGCGAACAGGAAGCCCAGGAATTGCGTGGCAAGACCGAGGAGCAGCGCCTGGCCCGCCAGGAAACATCGGTGCGCCGCGATACCATTGCCGAGCAGGTTGCGGAGACCGGTAACGCGGTCAAGGACTTGCTTGAAGCCATGCCAGAAGAAGCAAGCGAAGCGTCCTGGACCGAAGAGCTGGACAAGATTGGCAAGCGTATTACCCGGTTAGGTCCGATCAACCTGGTTGCCATCGAGGAATTCGAGGAACAAAGCGAGCGCAAAACCTATATCGACAAGCAGTACGACGACCTGACCCAGGCGCTGCAGACCCTGGAAGAGGCCATGGGCAAGATCGACAAGGAAACGCGTACCCGCTTCAAGGAAACCTTTGACAAGGTGAACACCGGCTTGCAGGCCTTGTTCCCGCGCCTGTTTGGTGGCGGTCATGCCTACCTTGAACTGACCGGCGAAGACCTGCTGGATACCGGCGTCTCCATCATGGCGCGTCCGCCGGGCAAGCGTAACAGCACCATTCACCTGTTGTCGGGTGGCGAAAAAGCCCTGACCGCGGTGTCGCTGATCTTCTCCATCTTCCAGCTGAACCCGGCGCCGTTCTGCCTGTTGGACGAAGTCGATGCACCACTTGATGATGCCAACGTTGAACGTTACAGCAAGACCCTGATTGAAATGGCGGCCGAAACCCAGCTGATGTTCATCACCCATAACAAGATCACCATGGAGATCGCGGACCTGTTGCTGGGCGTCACCATGTCTGAACCAGGCGTGTCACGACTGGTATCCGTAGACGTGGAAGAGGCTATGGAAATGGTTGGGTAG
- a CDS encoding FGGY-family carbohydrate kinase: MYLGIDVGTSGVRAVVIDRGGNTRAQAQTPMPAPVRDGDAISQDPAIWWRAVTDTLAKLFASVPASSIRALAVDGTSGTLLRTDSAGQAAGDALMYNDARARDQAARIAAAAGSTTDGAGSAAISASSALAKLLWWQDQALLANTHHVLQQADWIAGQFTGHWNQSDANNGLKLGWDPATHCWPDWLTDLLVTEDIDTGLLPEIQPCGADFGPVCAEAIARFGFRTDTRVMAGTTDSIAAFIAAAGPTINWQPGLAVTSLGSTLALKLLSDTAVFSARHGVYSHRLGKYWLAGGASNCGGGTLLKYFSIEQLDAMTPGLQPDQPTGLDYYPLPAPGERFPVNDPDKLPQLQPRPDDDVTFFQGMLEAMANIEKLGYDLLAQLGAAPLKQVYTAGGGGRNAAWTHIRQAHLGVAVATAKHDAAAYGAALIATGMIGHSLS; the protein is encoded by the coding sequence CTGTATCTAGGCATCGATGTCGGCACCAGCGGCGTGCGCGCCGTGGTCATCGACCGCGGCGGCAACACCCGGGCCCAGGCCCAAACTCCCATGCCGGCGCCGGTTCGCGATGGCGATGCCATCAGCCAGGACCCGGCCATTTGGTGGCGAGCGGTTACTGACACCCTGGCCAAGCTGTTTGCCTCCGTTCCCGCCTCGTCGATTCGCGCACTGGCGGTCGATGGCACCTCGGGCACACTGCTGCGCACCGACTCGGCCGGCCAAGCCGCGGGCGACGCACTCATGTATAACGATGCCCGCGCCCGGGACCAGGCCGCGCGCATTGCCGCGGCGGCCGGCAGCACCACGGACGGTGCCGGCAGCGCAGCAATAAGTGCGAGCAGCGCCCTGGCCAAGCTGCTTTGGTGGCAGGATCAAGCTTTACTGGCCAACACGCACCACGTATTGCAACAGGCTGACTGGATTGCCGGTCAATTTACCGGCCACTGGAACCAATCCGATGCCAACAACGGCCTGAAGCTGGGCTGGGACCCGGCCACTCACTGCTGGCCCGACTGGTTAACCGATCTGCTGGTTACTGAAGACATTGATACCGGTTTGCTGCCCGAGATTCAGCCTTGCGGCGCCGATTTCGGGCCAGTATGCGCCGAAGCCATTGCCCGGTTCGGGTTTCGCACCGATACCCGGGTGATGGCCGGCACCACTGATAGCATTGCCGCATTTATTGCCGCAGCCGGACCGACGATCAATTGGCAGCCGGGCCTGGCGGTGACATCACTGGGCAGCACCCTGGCGCTGAAACTGCTCTCGGACACGGCGGTATTTTCCGCCCGCCATGGCGTGTATTCACATCGCCTCGGCAAGTACTGGCTCGCCGGCGGCGCCTCCAACTGTGGTGGCGGTACATTATTAAAGTATTTCAGTATTGAACAACTGGATGCCATGACGCCCGGGCTGCAACCGGACCAGCCCACCGGCCTCGACTACTACCCGCTGCCCGCGCCGGGCGAACGCTTCCCGGTCAACGATCCGGACAAGCTGCCGCAACTGCAACCACGGCCCGATGACGATGTGACATTTTTCCAGGGCATGCTCGAAGCCATGGCAAACATCGAAAAACTGGGCTATGACCTGTTGGCACAACTGGGGGCCGCGCCGTTGAAGCAGGTATACACGGCAGGGGGTGGTGGCCGTAACGCAGCCTGGACACACATCCGCCAGGCTCACCTGGGCGTTGCCGTTGCAACCGCCAAACACGATGCGGCTGCCTATGGCGCCGCACTCATTGCAACAGGTATGATCGGCCACTCACTGTCGTAA
- a CDS encoding DUF2938 domain-containing protein, which translates to MEILGWAFLGGIVGAILMDITEHFAGRLGVTSGVSVGLVGRWFLGLLRGRFAYNDIQDSLPHRHEVKAGWVFHFLVGGGGVALVYPLVLQASGVSLAINHLLGGVVFGLATSILPWFILLPSFGWGVFGRQGPQGSNALLASTLSHIPYGLGVGGVIAIGLS; encoded by the coding sequence ATGGAGATTCTGGGTTGGGCGTTTTTGGGCGGCATTGTTGGCGCCATTTTGATGGACATTACGGAGCACTTTGCCGGCAGACTTGGTGTTACCAGTGGTGTCAGTGTTGGGCTGGTGGGTCGCTGGTTTCTTGGCCTGTTGCGCGGCCGCTTTGCTTATAATGATATTCAGGATTCGCTCCCGCACAGACACGAGGTCAAGGCGGGCTGGGTGTTTCATTTTCTTGTTGGTGGCGGCGGTGTTGCACTTGTGTACCCGCTTGTGCTCCAGGCATCAGGTGTTTCGCTGGCCATCAATCATCTGCTGGGCGGCGTAGTGTTTGGCCTGGCAACGTCGATTCTTCCATGGTTTATCCTGCTTCCGTCTTTCGGCTGGGGAGTGTTCGGGCGACAAGGCCCGCAAGGCTCCAATGCCTTGCTTGCCAGTACGTTGTCTCATATTCCCTATGGTCTCGGCGTCGGCGGTGTTATTGCCATCGGGTTGTCGTAG
- a CDS encoding TetR/AcrR family transcriptional regulator, producing MTKRLKATERKASILAVAKVLFADKGYHGVSVDDIANRLGVSPAVLYRHFSSKEALYEAVLREMSEKREDYVRAALAEPSDFQSILTRMTEVFVEAISRDPDYLRMELMSALEGTPAANSFFENRWRSFVDYIEFSLAELVEAGRVGDVDPRMASLLFQGMLREALYSKCILKDKRYRDFTLINLVRQLIPLFMAAIGYKR from the coding sequence ATGACCAAGCGCCTGAAGGCCACGGAGAGAAAAGCCTCGATCCTCGCGGTAGCCAAGGTCCTGTTTGCGGACAAGGGTTACCACGGGGTGTCGGTGGATGACATCGCCAACCGGCTGGGTGTGAGCCCGGCCGTGTTGTACCGGCATTTCAGCTCCAAGGAAGCACTGTACGAAGCGGTGTTGCGCGAAATGTCGGAAAAGCGCGAAGACTATGTACGTGCCGCGCTGGCCGAGCCATCAGATTTTCAGAGTATTCTCACGCGCATGACCGAGGTGTTTGTTGAGGCGATCTCGCGGGACCCGGATTACCTGCGCATGGAACTCATGAGTGCGTTGGAAGGCACGCCGGCGGCCAACAGCTTTTTTGAAAATCGCTGGCGCTCTTTTGTTGATTATATTGAGTTCAGCCTGGCCGAACTGGTCGAGGCGGGCCGTGTCGGTGATGTCGATCCGCGCATGGCCAGCCTGTTGTTCCAGGGCATGCTGCGTGAAGCGCTGTACAGCAAATGCATACTCAAGGACAAGCGTTACCGGGACTTCACATTAATCAACCTGGTCAGGCAGTTGATACCCTTGTTTATGGCCGCCATCGGCTACAAGCGCTAG